A genomic window from Flavobacterium sp. I3-2 includes:
- a CDS encoding ribonucleotide-diphosphate reductase subunit beta, whose amino-acid sequence MSIFTKRINYKPFEYPEILEFTNAINKSFWVHSEIDFTADIQDFHSHLNPNEQEIVKRSLLAIAQIEVNVKTFWGDLYLHLPKPEFNGLGSTFAECEFRHSEAYSRLLEVLGYNNEFEKVIEIPVIAKRIQYLSNALKNSKSDNKKEYLKSLILFTILIENVSLFSQFAIILSFTRFKGAMKNVSNIIAWTSIDEQIHANGGIFIINKIREEFPDYFDDQTIKEINEIVVDSINIEAEILDWIFEFGELDTISKQNLLNFMKFRIDESLQKINLSKLFFISEENYQPMIWFEEEIFANSLDDFFAKRPVDYTKHDKSITADDLF is encoded by the coding sequence ATGAGCATTTTCACCAAACGTATCAATTACAAACCTTTCGAGTATCCAGAGATATTAGAATTTACCAACGCCATCAACAAATCTTTTTGGGTGCATTCTGAAATTGATTTTACAGCTGATATTCAAGATTTTCATTCGCATTTAAATCCAAACGAACAAGAAATTGTTAAAAGAAGCTTACTAGCTATTGCGCAAATAGAAGTCAATGTAAAAACTTTTTGGGGCGATTTATATCTTCATCTACCAAAACCAGAATTCAATGGGCTAGGAAGTACGTTTGCCGAATGTGAATTTCGTCATTCCGAAGCTTATTCTCGTTTACTTGAAGTTTTAGGATATAATAACGAATTCGAAAAAGTAATTGAAATTCCGGTTATTGCAAAACGAATTCAATATTTATCAAATGCTTTAAAAAATTCAAAATCGGACAATAAAAAAGAATATTTAAAATCGTTAATTCTCTTTACCATTTTAATTGAAAACGTTTCGTTATTCAGTCAATTTGCTATTATTTTATCGTTTACACGTTTCAAAGGTGCAATGAAAAACGTAAGTAATATTATTGCTTGGACTTCGATTGATGAGCAAATTCATGCAAATGGTGGGATTTTTATCATCAATAAGATTAGAGAAGAATTTCCTGATTATTTTGACGACCAAACGATAAAAGAGATTAATGAAATTGTAGTGGACTCAATCAATATCGAAGCCGAAATTTTGGATTGGATTTTTGAATTTGGTGAATTAGATACCATATCAAAACAGAATCTTTTAAATTTTATGAAATTCAGAATCGATGAAAGTTTACAAAAAATAAACCTTTCAAAATTGTTTTTCATTTCAGAAGAAAACTACCAGCCGATGATTTGGTTTGAAGAAGAAATATTTGCAAATAGCTTGGACGATTTTTTTGCAAAACGTCCGGTAGATTATACCAAACACGACAAAAGTATCACAGCAGACGATTTATTTTAA